From Corvus moneduloides isolate bCorMon1 chromosome 4, bCorMon1.pri, whole genome shotgun sequence, one genomic window encodes:
- the LOC116443549 gene encoding tetraspanin-7-like, which translates to MTLLKLSLMAFSFVFWAAGLTMLIIGLWAKVSLGGYLALSASDYPSAPAILLATGVAVIIWGFLGCFGAATEHRGLLRAYSAFLAAVLAAGLAAGLSALLYRQTLAQGFQEGLRQALLAYGEDDGVADALDALQRALSCCGVESYRDWLASPWGLEQNGSVPLSCCRARRGCQRSPPDARRLHRDGCFGRVSAFVGSNMFYVATAALGLALLQLIGIVLACLLAARVPAHLLGITTPR; encoded by the coding sequence ATGACCCTGCTCAAGCTGTCCCTCATGGCCTTCAGCTTCGTCTTCTGGGCAGCGGGGCTGACCATGCTCATCATCGGCCTCTGGGCCAAGGTGTCTCTGGGCGGTTACTTGGCGCTGTCGGCCAGCGACTACCCCAGCGCCCCCGCCATCCTCTTGGCCACCGGCGTCGCTGTCATCATCTGGGGCTTCCTGGGATGCTTCGGTGCCGCCACGGAGCACCGGGGACTCCTGCGCGCCTACAGCGCCTTCCTGGCGGCCGTGCTGGCGGCCGGGCTGGCGGCCGGGCTCTCGGCGCTCCTGTACCGCCAGACCCTGGCGCAGGGCTTCCAGGAGGGGCTGCGCCAGGCGCTGCTGGCGTACGGGGAGGACGACGGGGTGGCGGACGCCCTGGACGCGCTGCAGCGCGCCTTGTCCTGCTGCGGTGTGGAGAGCTACCGCGACTGGCTCGCCTCGCCCTGGGGGCTGGAGCAGAATGGCTCGGTGCCTCTCAGCTGCTGCCGGGCTCGCCGCGGCTGCCAGCGCAGCCCGCCCGACGCGCGCAGGCTGCACCGCGACGGCTGCTTCGGCAGGGTGTCCGCCTTCGTCGGCAGCAACATGTTTTATGTTGCCACcgctgccctggggctggcactgctgcagctcatcGGCATTGTGCTGGCCTGCCTGCTGGCTGCCCGCGTCCCTGCCCACCTGCTGGGCATCACCACTCCTCGCTGA